GACCCAGGTGTTCAGTTCATCAGAGACATAGCGCTTTTCTTCGGCGTGAGACACGGCAGTAGCGCTAAGTGCGAGTAACATAAATCCAATCAGGCGTAATTTTGGCATCAGGCTGTCGTTATTGTCATAGAAAGTGGAACGATAGTAGTGGTATCAGTGTCTCTACGCAAAGCATTCAACATCAATCGGAATCATCTGTGTCCGGTTTACCGCTACTTCAAAACTTTTACGCCCGTCAAATTGCTCGTTGCATGGCAATTTGGCGCAAAATACTATCTACTGACAAAAAAGATCACCGTAAGTTCGTCGTGATTCTCTCTTATGTGACATAACCGGTAAGTACAAGGCCATGGCTCAGGAAATTGAATTAAAATTTATCGTTAATCACGACGCCGTGAACGCGCTGCGTGACCATCTGAATACGCTCGGAGGCGAGCATCATGCACCCAGCCCGTTGTTGAATATTTACTACGAGACCGAGGATAAGTGGTTGCGTGGTCACGATATGGGGCTGCGTATTCGTGGGGAGAAAGGTCGCTATGAGATGACCCTAAAAATTGCCGGACGAGTGACCGGCGGTTTACACCAGCGACCGGAATACAATGTTCCCCTGAATGAGCCCACGCTGGATTTAACGCAATTTCCGCCGGAGGTGTGGCCCAACGGTGAGCTGCCTGCCGATCTCCTCTCCCGCGTGCAGCCGCTGTTCAGCACCGATTTTGAACGTGAAAAATGGCTGTTGACCGTGGATGGCAGCCAGATTGAAATCGCCCTCGATTTAGGCGAAGTGAAAGCAGGTGAACTGGCGGAGCCGATTTGCGAGCTGGAGCTTGAACTGCTGAGCGGCGACACCCGGGCGGTTCTGAAGCTGGCGAATCAGCTGGTGAACCAGGCGGGTCTGCGCCAGGGCAGCCTGAGTAAAGCGGCGCGTGGGTATCATCTGGCGCAGGGGAATCCTCCACGCGAGATCAAACCGACTGCGGTGCTGAAAGCACCCGCGAAAGCCAGCGTGGAACACGGGCTGGAAGCCGCTCTGGAGCTGGCGCTGGCACAATGGCAGTACCACGAAGAACTCTGGGTTCGCGACAATAAGGCCGCGAAGGCGCATGTGCTGGCCGCGATGGGCCTGGTGCGTCACACCCTGATGCTGTTTGGCGGCATCGTTCCGCGTAAAGCGAGTGCTCACTTACGTGATCTGCTCACCCAGTCGGAAGCGACCATCGCTTCTGCGGTTTCTGCCGTGACGGCGGTGTATACCACCCAAACGGCGATGGCGAAACTGGCGCTGACTGAGTGGCTGGTGACCAAGGCCTGGCAGCCGTTTCTGGATGCAAAGGCGCAGGCCAAAATGGCGGATTCTTTCAAGCGCTTCGCCGATATCCATCTTTCGCGTACCGCCGCTGAGCTGAAAAGCGTTTTTGGACAACCGCTGGGTGACCAGTATCACGATCAGTTGCCGCGTTTACGCCGCGATATCGACACCGTTTTACTGCTGGCGGGGTATTACGATACGCCGGTGGTTCAGGCCTGGCTGGAGAACTGGCAAGGGCTGTATCACGCTATTGCCAACGGCCAACACATTGAAATTGAACATTTCCGCAATGAGGCGAACAACCAGCAACCGTTCTGGTTGCACAGCGGGAAACGATAACCGGAGTGCCTGATGGCGCTGCGCTTATCAGGCCTACGGATCGACATGTTTTGTAGACCGGATAAGGCGTAATGCCCCCATCCGGCAACGTTACAAGGAACCTTTTAATGAAGCCGCTTTCGTCACCGTTACAGCAGTACTGGCAAACCATTGCAGAGCAGTTACCTGAATCCGTATCTGGCGTACAAGCGAAGTCAGTACTTACATTCAGTGATTTTGTGCGGGACAGCATCATTGCACATCCTCACTGGCTGACGGAACTGGAAAGCGCGCCGCCGCAGGCCGATGATTGGCAACAGTACGGCGAATGGTTACAGGCGGCGCTGGCAACGGTGAATGATGAAGCGGCGCTGATGCATGAGCTGCGTCTGTTTCGCCGCCGCGTGATGGTGCGCATTGCCTGGGCGCAGGCGCTGTCGCTGGTGGACGATACCGACATTCTGCAACAGTTAAGCCATCTGGCCGAAACGCTGATCGTCAGCGCACGCGACTGGCTGTACGACGCCTGCTGTCGGGAATGGGGAACGCCGTGCAGTCAGGACGGTATCCCACAGCCGCTGCTGATTTTGGGCATGGGCAAACTGGGCGGCGGTGAGCTGAATTTTTCTTCGGACATCGATCTGATCTTTGCCTGGCCTGAGCACGGCTCTACCCAGGGGGGACGCCGCGAACTCGATAACGCGCAGTTTTTTACACGCATGGGGCAGCGGCTGATCAAGGTTCTGGATCAGCCTACCCAGGATGGTTTTGTCTATCGGGTGGACATGCGGCTGCGTCCGTTTGGCGACAGCGGCCCGCTGGTGCTGAGTTTTGCGGCGCTGGAAGATTATTACCAGGAGCAAGGGCGCGACTGGGAGCGCTACGCGATGGTCAAGGCGCGGATCATGGGCGATACCGACGGTCGTTATGTCGATGAACTGCGCGCCATGCTGCGCCCATTCGTCTTCCGCCGTTATATCGACTTCAGTGTGATCCAGTCGTTGCGCAATATGAAGGGGATGATTGCGCGTGAAGTTCGTCGCCGGGGGCTGAAAGATAACATCAAGCTCGGCGCGGGCGGCATTCGCGAAATCGAATTTATTGTGCAGGTATTTCAGTTGATTCGCGGCGGGCGTGAGCCGTCGCTGCAATCGCGTTCACTGCT
The sequence above is drawn from the Citrobacter amalonaticus genome and encodes:
- a CDS encoding inorganic triphosphatase, which produces MAQEIELKFIVNHDAVNALRDHLNTLGGEHHAPSPLLNIYYETEDKWLRGHDMGLRIRGEKGRYEMTLKIAGRVTGGLHQRPEYNVPLNEPTLDLTQFPPEVWPNGELPADLLSRVQPLFSTDFEREKWLLTVDGSQIEIALDLGEVKAGELAEPICELELELLSGDTRAVLKLANQLVNQAGLRQGSLSKAARGYHLAQGNPPREIKPTAVLKAPAKASVEHGLEAALELALAQWQYHEELWVRDNKAAKAHVLAAMGLVRHTLMLFGGIVPRKASAHLRDLLTQSEATIASAVSAVTAVYTTQTAMAKLALTEWLVTKAWQPFLDAKAQAKMADSFKRFADIHLSRTAAELKSVFGQPLGDQYHDQLPRLRRDIDTVLLLAGYYDTPVVQAWLENWQGLYHAIANGQHIEIEHFRNEANNQQPFWLHSGKR